The region TAACAGCGTGTGGTGTAGACTGCATGTTCTCTTCGATGACTTTAGTTAAAGGAGGCGGAAAAGTGTAAAAAGATCAATTAATAAGCAAAAAAAATTATCAAAAACGATTCTATCCACGGGCCAAGTTTTCTACTAATTTCGTGTGCCACATCCTGAGATGGTGGAAACCTCAATCACCACTTGTCCACGACAGCGACGTGCGACGGTATCCGTAGAGGCAAACGATCCCACCATCACGCCACCGAATCAAAAAAAGCGCAACGGAGCCACTCCTCCACACGAAACAAAAACCCCACCTCCTTTTCAAAAGGAAAGACGATCCACACATCACACACACACGTACAGTGCATGCAGCGGGCTCACGCGTCGAGCCGAGACCCTTCCGGGACAGCTGGACGCCTCCCAAATATTCCCAGGCGTCCGAAGCCTCCTGGGCCAAGCAAACGCGAGGAGCCCTCCCAGCCAAGCATATCCGCGCCGCGCCGCGAGGTCCGCACGCAAAAGCGCCAGAACGCGGTCCACCGTGACTCGGCACCCCCGCCCGTGAGCCTCTATCCGATCGGTCCAGTGGACCGGGTCCTTTCTCAGGGCTCGCTCGGCCCCTTATAAATACGCTGCCCAGGGAGGGGTGACTTTCCCATCTTGCAAGTCGCCTCATTTGTTTATCAGTTTTAGCACAAACGCAAACTCCGTTCGTTCCCCACCACCATCTCGTCGAAAACCTAGAAATTCGGAGTGAGATTGTGTTCGTCCGTTCGCTTTCGTTTCTTCGAGATCTGTGAGGAGGGGGGAGAGACAGATCCGTCGCTTGCTCCCTGTTCGAGGTTTGTGACGAGGACGAGCAGCAGATTCGACGCGCGCCTCCGAGGTTCTTCCTGGAACTGTAAGATTTCTCTCCATCAGCTCATGTTGTTTCTATTCGGTAGGCGTCTTTGATCCGTGGTAGAAATTTGTTTACTGTGCCTAGTAGGGATCATATTCCTTTTCGTCCCGTTAATTAGGCTGGATAGGAAAAGTAAATAAACGCCGTCGTCTAGATTATCTGTAAtttcacagactttgtgaaataTATGCAACACAGTCAGGAATTATCCGTGTTACTGTACGAATATGCTGTTCGGTACATCAATTTGTGGTAGATTTTGGCTGACCTGAATATTGCTTTATGTCAATTCGTTTCTATCTCATGATGTTTTCCTCCCTTTCTGTTATGCCTGGAATCTTCATCTTCAAATCAGGTCGAATATCACCTACACTAATAATTCAGTAGAGATTAGTGAAATATTCCTCTACTTTATGTGCCTAGTGAAACTGGAACCCCAGAAGGATGTTAGTGCTACTTTCTACCTCGCAATATGTTATGTGCTTCATCGTTTCTAACCCATACCAACCCACTGCAGAATTTGATGTGCTATGGAATCCAAGGGTGGTAAAAAGTCCAGCAGTAGTCGTTCCTCCCTCATGTACGAAGCTCCCCTCGGCTACAGCATCGAGGACGTCCGCCCTGCAGGAGGCATTGAGAAGTTCCGCTCCGCTGCCTACTCAAACGTATGTATCCAATCAATTGAGTTcctcctttcttttctttttatatCTTGTTGATGATTAGATGCTCACAGTTTCTACTTCCAATTGCTTCTGTTTTGCAGTGCTCCAGGAAGCCATCCTGATAATCCCTCTCGCGCCCCCATCCTAATTGCTTAGAATTCCCTTCTGCTTTCAATTCATCTTCCTAAAATTTCTCTGGCTAGCTGCTTTTCTCTGACCAGCAAAGCCTTTCCTCCTCTACCAACCTTCTCAAACAATGGCCGTCTCTGCGATTGGGTTTGAGGGATATGAGAAGCGCCTGGAGATCACCTTCTCTGAAGCGCCAGTCTTCACTGACCCCAATGGCAGGGGATTGCGTGCTCTCTCTCGTGCCCAGATCGACTCGGTTCTTGATCTTGCCAAGTGCACCATTGTATCTGAGCTCTCTAATGACAAGTTTGACTCGTATGTCCTCTCTGAATCAAGCCTCTTCATCTACCCGTACAAGGTTGTGATCAAGACCTGCGGTACCACCAAGCTCCTGCTGGCCATTCCAAGGATTCTTGAGCTTGCTGAGGAGTTGTCCCTGCCACTTGCTGCTGTGAAGTACTCCCGTGGGACATTCATATTCCCTGAGGCACAGCCTTCTCCACACAAGAACTTCTCTGATGAGGTTGCCTTCCTGAATGGCTACTTTGGTGGACTCAAGTCTGGCGGCAATGCCTATGTCATTGGTGATCCTGCAAAGCCAGGCCAGAAGTGGCATGTCTACTATGCCACCCAGCAGCCTGAGCAGCCCATGGTCAACCTTGAGATGTGCATGACTGGTCTGGACAAGAAGAAAGCTTCTGTCTTCTTCAAGACCTCTGCTGATGGCCACACATCTTGTGCCAAGGAGATGACCAAGCTCTCTGGCATCTCTGAAATAATCCCGGAGATGGAGATCTGTGACTTTGATTTCGAGCCATGTGGCTACTCCATGAACGCCATCCATGGCTCTGCTTTCTCCACCATTCATGTCACTCCTGAGGACGGCTTCAGCTATGCTAGCTATGAGGTCATGGGGTTGGACCCTGCCTCCATGGCCTATGGTGACCTGGTCAAGAGGGTGCTGAGATCCTTTGGCCCGTCTGAATTCTCTGTTGCTGTGACCATCTTTGGCGGTCGCAACCTTGCTGGCACCTGGGGGGAGAGGCTGAATGTTGGGGTCTATGATAGTACCAACATGGTCGTCCAGGAGCTGCCTGACGGGGGCGCTCTCATCTACCAGAGCTTCACTGCTGTCGGCGAAGACTCCACCGGGTCACCAAGATCTGTCCTGAACTGCAACGTTCATGGCAATTTAGAGAGCGGCTCCAAGATGGATGCTTTCCTTTGCTGGGAAGACGATGCTGCGCAGGAGAAGGATGAGAGGGGGGCTGTTAAGAGGATGAAGAGCTGCTGATGGTGATGCTAGCTGGTCTGAACGAGCTTGTGTTGCGTCAGTTTGTTCTTAGAGATTTCCTGTTCCTGTCCTATTACTTTTGTTATGGACAAGTGACGTGAAAATGGTTAGCGTTTTCTGCCAGTGTGAGCGAATGTATGGAAATGCCTGTCTCTGGCTGCATGGTTTATGAATATAAGAATAAGCCTTGTATTGAGCAAATGTTATTTTGTTATTTCCTGAAAGTTTTGTTAGAAGCCATTCTTGTCTGTCATGGACCTATTGAACTCTGGCGAATCTGATTCAGTTCTGATGGTGCGGAGGTTCGGGTACTAATGCTGCTTGTGGTGATTATTCGATAAGAATCTATCTCTTGGAGATGTCGATGCTCGATAAGAAAgccatgcagttgatggtggtgGCTGCATATAAGAGATCCA is a window of Triticum urartu cultivar G1812 unplaced genomic scaffold, Tu2.1 TuUngrouped_contig_4967, whole genome shotgun sequence DNA encoding:
- the LOC125528583 gene encoding S-adenosylmethionine decarboxylase proenzyme-like; translated protein: MAVSAIGFEGYEKRLEITFSEAPVFTDPNGRGLRALSRAQIDSVLDLAKCTIVSELSNDKFDSYVLSESSLFIYPYKVVIKTCGTTKLLLAIPRILELAEELSLPLAAVKYSRGTFIFPEAQPSPHKNFSDEVAFLNGYFGGLKSGGNAYVIGDPAKPGQKWHVYYATQQPEQPMVNLEMCMTGLDKKKASVFFKTSADGHTSCAKEMTKLSGISEIIPEMEICDFDFEPCGYSMNAIHGSAFSTIHVTPEDGFSYASYEVMGLDPASMAYGDLVKRVLRSFGPSEFSVAVTIFGGRNLAGTWGERLNVGVYDSTNMVVQELPDGGALIYQSFTAVGEDSTGSPRSVLNCNVHGNLESGSKMDAFLCWEDDAAQEKDERGAVKRMKSC